Proteins encoded together in one Chryseobacterium sp. G0201 window:
- a CDS encoding DUF1349 domain-containing protein — MKRIILSFCVLLLAQKSFAQTLEKMTWFNEPEKWEIKNNTLSMFVTPQSDYWRISHYGFTVDDAPFYYTTYGGEFEAKVKMTGNYKARFDQMGLMLRIDKDNYIKAGVEFVDGKYNLSTVVTHTTSDWSVITLDKTPPTVWIKAVRRLDAVEVFYSFDDKNYIMMRNAHLQDNTPVMVGLMAACPDGNGFNATFENFKVQHFPDERRLQWLKNNK, encoded by the coding sequence ATGAAGAGAATAATTTTAAGTTTCTGCGTGCTTCTATTGGCACAGAAAAGTTTTGCTCAGACGTTAGAAAAAATGACATGGTTCAACGAGCCTGAAAAATGGGAAATTAAAAACAACACTTTATCAATGTTTGTTACCCCTCAAAGTGATTACTGGAGAATTTCGCATTATGGCTTTACTGTAGATGATGCCCCTTTTTATTATACTACTTATGGTGGAGAATTTGAAGCAAAAGTAAAAATGACAGGAAACTATAAGGCAAGGTTTGACCAAATGGGATTAATGCTGAGAATTGATAAAGATAATTACATTAAAGCCGGAGTTGAGTTTGTGGATGGTAAATATAACCTTAGCACCGTTGTCACTCATACAACAAGCGACTGGAGTGTGATCACATTAGACAAAACGCCTCCCACAGTTTGGATAAAAGCTGTAAGAAGGCTTGATGCCGTAGAGGTTTTTTATTCTTTTGATGATAAAAACTATATCATGATGCGTAATGCTCATTTGCAGGACAACACTCCTGTGATGGTTGGTTTAATGGCTGCGTGCCCGGACGGGAATGGCTTCAATGCAACTTTTGAAAATTTCAAGGTGCAACATTTTCCCGATGAAAGACGTTTACAATGGCTTAAAAACAATAAATAA
- a CDS encoding response regulator transcription factor, with product MEILDTLNKTLLNKNGSNCLLDIEVYKQQASMYSQIENVVSVLSDMQANKSYVYTSKSTLELGLHFIENPIIIDSIWEEEILKKIHPDDKLKKYIHELRFFKLMDSLKPEDRINYNVVSRIRMKDKNDEYRFVQHRMFYTYSPYNNKLRFALCLYSIALDQSILLPSDFLIINSTKGEVVVEDKLNYKNILSQRELEVLKFVGEGFTSKEIADFLFISVNTVSRHRQNILEKLNVKNSIKAINDSFY from the coding sequence ATGGAGATCTTAGATACGCTTAACAAAACATTGCTTAACAAAAATGGGAGTAACTGTCTGTTGGATATTGAGGTATATAAACAACAGGCATCAATGTATTCTCAGATTGAAAATGTGGTTTCGGTGTTGAGTGATATGCAGGCGAACAAAAGTTATGTTTATACTTCAAAATCCACGTTGGAATTAGGTTTACATTTTATAGAGAATCCAATAATTATAGATTCAATTTGGGAAGAAGAGATCTTAAAGAAGATACATCCCGATGATAAACTGAAAAAATACATCCATGAATTGCGTTTTTTTAAATTAATGGATTCGCTTAAACCTGAAGACCGCATTAATTACAATGTAGTATCCAGAATCAGGATGAAAGATAAAAACGACGAATACAGATTTGTGCAGCATCGTATGTTCTATACCTATTCGCCTTACAACAATAAGCTGAGGTTTGCACTTTGTCTGTACAGTATTGCCTTAGATCAGTCGATTCTTTTGCCATCAGATTTTTTAATTATAAACTCTACAAAAGGAGAAGTGGTAGTTGAAGACAAATTAAATTATAAAAACATCTTATCTCAAAGAGAATTAGAGGTCTTGAAATTTGTAGGTGAAGGTTTTACTAGTAAAGAAATTGCAGATTTCCTTTTTATAAGTGTAAATACCGTCAGTCGACATCGCCAGAATATCCTTGAAAAACTGAACGTAAAAAACTCGATTAAAGCAATTAATGATAGTTTTTATTAA
- a CDS encoding aminotransferase class I/II-fold pyridoxal phosphate-dependent enzyme, producing the protein MNINFTTATFRDFENIPDYNISQRAEIFYEFLEYMKSNGHMNYRLKNTTGTNSLVHVNIANQDREYVSFVSSDYLGFTQHPKVKQAAIDGIEKYGTGTGATPLIGGYFDYHNDLEKKISSFFGRNEEEAVVFTTGYTANSATLQCLMQKEDIAILDMAIHASVHEGCAYTNKKTFPHNNLEALEHILKTSENLYRTKLVVIDGVYSQDGDTSHVKEIYALVKKYNAFLMVDDVHGVGILGETGRGTLEEADLLDKIDIITGTFSKTFGNLGGYVIADKKIAAILRFQSKQQIFSATAPPSSAGIIKAIELIDEEPIWRQKLWENINYFKKGLDDLGLDTGVTRSAIVPVKIGDPYVTGDVGRLLIERGIYTNPILYPAVPRKDARIRMSVMARHEKEHLDKTLNAFEDINKKLHIAKK; encoded by the coding sequence ATGAACATTAACTTTACAACAGCCACATTTAGGGATTTTGAGAATATTCCAGATTATAATATATCTCAAAGAGCGGAAATTTTTTATGAATTTTTAGAGTACATGAAGTCCAACGGGCACATGAATTACAGATTGAAAAATACTACAGGAACAAACTCTTTAGTTCATGTAAATATTGCCAATCAGGATAGAGAATATGTAAGTTTTGTTTCCAGTGATTATTTAGGATTTACACAACATCCGAAAGTAAAACAGGCCGCAATTGATGGAATTGAAAAATATGGAACCGGAACAGGAGCAACACCACTTATCGGAGGATATTTTGATTATCATAATGATCTGGAAAAAAAGATTTCTTCTTTTTTTGGAAGAAATGAGGAGGAAGCAGTCGTTTTTACTACGGGATATACGGCTAATAGCGCTACATTGCAGTGTTTAATGCAAAAAGAGGATATCGCTATTTTAGATATGGCAATACATGCAAGTGTGCATGAGGGGTGTGCTTACACGAATAAAAAGACCTTTCCTCATAATAATTTAGAAGCTTTGGAACATATTTTGAAGACTTCAGAAAACCTTTATCGTACAAAACTCGTAGTTATAGATGGAGTGTATTCACAAGATGGGGATACTTCGCATGTAAAAGAGATTTATGCGTTAGTAAAAAAGTATAATGCTTTTTTAATGGTAGATGATGTACATGGAGTAGGGATTTTAGGAGAAACGGGAAGAGGAACGCTTGAAGAAGCCGATCTATTGGATAAAATAGACATTATTACGGGAACGTTTAGTAAGACTTTCGGAAATTTGGGGGGATATGTGATTGCAGATAAAAAAATAGCGGCAATTTTGAGATTCCAGTCTAAACAACAGATTTTTTCTGCAACGGCACCGCCTTCTTCTGCAGGAATTATTAAGGCTATTGAACTAATTGATGAAGAGCCGATTTGGAGACAGAAGCTTTGGGAAAATATTAATTATTTCAAAAAAGGCTTAGACGATTTGGGTCTGGATACAGGAGTTACACGTTCTGCGATCGTTCCGGTTAAAATTGGAGATCCTTATGTAACGGGAGACGTTGGAAGACTACTCATTGAAAGAGGGATTTATACAAACCCTATTTTATATCCTGCTGTTCCTAGGAAAGATGCTCGTATCAGAATGAGTGTAATGGCCAGACATGAAAAAGAACATCTTGATAAAACGCTCAATGCGTTTGAAGATATAAACAAAAAATTGCATATTGCAAAAAAATAA
- a CDS encoding TetR/AcrR family transcriptional regulator — protein MPRKVVQGPIRDKEKTKQKLLAAVGKILRVKGYSGLKVSKIAAVAGFDKKLIYEYFGSTDKLIDEYIKSQDYWTKFNQNVEVDISDGGKELSKIALLNQFDSLKKNKELQKIILWELSESKPILRKLVEQREEVGDMLFQHITDPHFGENATRYRAIMALIISGAYYLNLYTGYNANKFCGIDMKTDEGRAEIEKAIVELIDFAYEDKK, from the coding sequence ATGCCCAGAAAAGTTGTTCAAGGTCCCATCAGGGACAAAGAAAAAACTAAACAGAAATTACTTGCCGCAGTTGGTAAAATTTTAAGAGTAAAAGGTTACTCTGGTTTAAAAGTAAGTAAGATCGCAGCCGTTGCAGGTTTCGACAAAAAACTTATCTATGAATATTTTGGAAGTACTGATAAGTTGATCGATGAATATATCAAATCTCAGGATTATTGGACAAAATTTAATCAAAATGTAGAAGTTGATATTTCAGACGGAGGTAAAGAATTATCTAAAATAGCTTTACTTAACCAGTTTGATAGCTTGAAGAAGAATAAAGAACTTCAGAAGATTATTCTTTGGGAACTTTCAGAAAGTAAGCCAATTCTTAGAAAATTAGTAGAGCAGCGTGAAGAAGTGGGAGATATGTTGTTTCAGCATATTACAGACCCTCACTTTGGCGAAAATGCGACTAGATACAGGGCAATTATGGCGTTAATTATTTCTGGAGCATATTACTTAAATCTTTATACAGGTTACAACGCAAACAAATTTTGCGGTATTGATATGAAGACTGACGAAGGTAGAGCAGAAATCGAAAAAGCTATTGTTGAATTGATCGACTTTGCTTACGAAGATAAAAAATAA
- the dnaX gene encoding DNA polymerase III subunit gamma/tau, translating into MENFIVSARKYRPQEFDTVVGQSHITDTLEHAIEENQLAQALLFCGPRGVGKTTCARILARKINEKDGSVSEDGFAYNIYELDAASNNSVDDIRELIDQVRFAPQVGKYKVYIIDEVHMLSSAAFNAFLKTLEEPPAHAIFILATTEKHKIIPTILSRCQIYDFKRIVIEDIQSHLRTIAQKESIQYEDDALYLIAQKADGALRDALSIFDRLSTFSQKNITLAKAAEVLNILDYDQYLNIVDLAKENKIPEVLFAFNEIVKKGFDSHIFIAGLGNHFRDLMMAQNASTIDLIEVGEKTKAKFVEQGQKWNAQQLIDGIEICNHADINYKNSKNPRLTVEIALMQLSSLTANADVSKKKSS; encoded by the coding sequence ATGGAAAATTTCATCGTATCTGCAAGAAAATATCGCCCACAAGAGTTTGACACGGTTGTTGGGCAATCTCATATTACAGATACTTTAGAACATGCAATTGAAGAAAATCAGTTGGCTCAGGCTTTACTGTTTTGTGGACCTCGAGGCGTTGGTAAAACTACATGTGCCAGAATTTTGGCAAGAAAGATCAACGAAAAAGACGGTTCCGTTTCAGAAGATGGCTTTGCATATAATATCTATGAATTAGATGCTGCTTCCAACAACTCTGTTGATGATATCAGAGAGTTGATAGATCAGGTGCGTTTTGCTCCTCAGGTTGGTAAATACAAGGTATATATCATCGATGAGGTACACATGCTGTCTTCTGCTGCCTTCAACGCTTTCCTTAAAACGCTGGAAGAACCTCCTGCGCATGCAATATTTATTTTGGCAACCACAGAAAAGCATAAAATTATTCCAACAATTTTATCGCGTTGTCAGATATATGATTTCAAAAGAATTGTGATTGAAGATATTCAATCGCACCTTAGAACTATTGCTCAGAAAGAAAGTATTCAATATGAAGATGATGCTTTATATTTAATCGCTCAAAAAGCCGATGGTGCTTTAAGAGACGCTCTTTCTATATTCGACAGGCTTTCTACATTTTCTCAGAAAAATATTACATTGGCAAAGGCTGCCGAAGTGCTTAATATTTTAGATTACGATCAATATCTTAATATTGTAGATCTTGCTAAGGAAAATAAAATCCCGGAAGTACTTTTTGCTTTTAATGAAATTGTAAAAAAAGGTTTTGATTCTCATATTTTCATTGCAGGATTGGGAAATCATTTCAGAGATCTTATGATGGCTCAAAATGCTTCTACAATTGATTTAATCGAAGTAGGAGAGAAAACAAAAGCCAAATTTGTAGAGCAAGGCCAAAAATGGAACGCTCAACAATTAATAGACGGTATCGAGATTTGTAATCATGCCGATATTAATTACAAGAACTCAAAGAACCCAAGACTTACGGTAGAGATTGCGTTAATGCAATTGTCCTCATTGACGGCTAATGCTGACGTTTCTAAAAAAAAAAGTTCTTAA
- a CDS encoding chorismate mutase, translating into MNLSDLKNDWINDFPQPMMIAGPCSAESEAQMLETARRIKETGAQVPIFRAGIWKPRTKPNGFEGVGVIGLNWLKKVKEEYGFKTATEVANAHHVFAALEADVDILWIGARSTVNPFTVQEIAMALRGTNKTVLVKNPVNPDLALWIGALERLLGQGIENLGAIHRGFSTYQKTKYRNNPNWQIALDFKSQFPNIPMLIDPSHICGNRTGLAGITQEAMNVGYQGAIIESHCNPDEAWSDASQQITPEVLAELIGNLKIRNSGLAGFDGEMGRHRTLISDLDFQLIELLSQRMKISEKIGKLKKENDIAIFQPERWKVITEYATQKAKETGMSQDFIEKVFKAIHEESIEVQNSIMIDRK; encoded by the coding sequence ATGAATTTAAGTGACTTAAAAAACGACTGGATCAATGATTTCCCACAACCAATGATGATCGCAGGACCATGTAGTGCAGAAAGTGAAGCACAAATGTTGGAAACAGCAAGGAGAATTAAAGAAACAGGTGCACAGGTTCCTATTTTCCGTGCAGGAATTTGGAAACCCCGTACAAAACCGAATGGATTTGAAGGAGTAGGAGTAATCGGTCTAAACTGGTTAAAGAAAGTAAAAGAAGAATACGGTTTCAAAACGGCTACTGAAGTTGCGAATGCGCACCACGTTTTTGCGGCGTTGGAAGCTGATGTTGATATCCTTTGGATCGGAGCACGTTCTACTGTGAATCCTTTTACAGTTCAGGAAATTGCAATGGCTTTGAGAGGAACGAATAAAACAGTGTTGGTTAAAAACCCCGTAAACCCAGATTTGGCTTTATGGATCGGAGCGCTAGAAAGACTATTAGGACAAGGAATTGAAAATCTTGGAGCAATACACAGAGGTTTTTCTACATACCAAAAAACAAAATACAGAAACAACCCGAACTGGCAGATTGCATTAGATTTCAAGAGTCAGTTCCCGAATATCCCAATGTTGATCGACCCTTCTCACATCTGCGGAAACAGAACAGGTTTGGCAGGTATTACTCAGGAAGCAATGAACGTTGGTTACCAAGGTGCAATCATTGAATCTCACTGCAATCCTGATGAAGCTTGGAGTGATGCTTCTCAACAAATTACACCGGAAGTTTTAGCTGAATTGATAGGAAATTTAAAAATCAGAAACTCCGGATTGGCAGGTTTCGATGGTGAAATGGGAAGACACAGAACATTGATTTCTGATCTTGATTTCCAATTGATCGAGCTTCTTTCTCAAAGAATGAAAATTTCAGAAAAAATAGGTAAGCTTAAAAAAGAGAATGACATCGCAATCTTCCAGCCGGAACGTTGGAAAGTCATTACAGAATACGCTACTCAGAAAGCAAAGGAAACAGGTATGTCTCAGGACTTTATTGAGAAAGTTTTCAAAGCGATTCACGAAGAATCTATTGAGGTGCAGAACAGCATTATGATCGATAGAAAATAG
- the rsgA gene encoding ribosome small subunit-dependent GTPase A: MKGKIIKSTGSWYQVLEMETGKIFEARIRGKFKLIKTRLTNPLAVGDFVEFQLEQDDVAWITKIEQRRNYLIRKSVNLSKEAHIIASNIDVACFIFTLKHPETSLGFLDRFLACCEAYNIEPLLLFNKMDVLNEPEIELVKDIEFVYQDIGYNTLEISSYSQLNLNDLQELLKDRTSVFFGHSGCGKSTLVNALQPGLNIKTSEISDTHLKGKHTTTFAQMHFWNFGGNVIDTPGVREFAMIDIEKEEVQHYFPEIFRKRKECKFHNCMHINEPKCAVLDALETGEIQETRYSTYIKLMDEAEELSQK; encoded by the coding sequence ATGAAAGGAAAAATCATTAAATCTACAGGAAGTTGGTATCAGGTTTTAGAAATGGAAACCGGTAAAATTTTCGAGGCCAGAATTCGAGGCAAATTTAAATTAATTAAAACCAGACTTACCAATCCGCTTGCTGTAGGAGACTTTGTGGAATTTCAGTTGGAACAGGATGATGTCGCTTGGATCACAAAAATAGAGCAACGACGAAATTATCTAATCAGAAAATCCGTTAACCTTTCAAAAGAAGCGCACATTATTGCTTCCAATATTGATGTAGCCTGCTTTATTTTTACCTTAAAACATCCTGAAACATCTCTTGGTTTCTTAGACCGGTTTTTGGCATGCTGTGAAGCGTACAATATCGAGCCTTTACTTTTGTTCAATAAAATGGATGTTTTAAATGAACCTGAAATCGAATTGGTAAAAGATATCGAGTTTGTTTATCAGGACATCGGGTACAATACCTTGGAAATATCCTCTTATTCTCAATTAAATCTAAACGATTTACAGGAACTTCTAAAAGACAGAACTTCTGTTTTCTTTGGCCATTCCGGATGCGGAAAATCAACTTTGGTGAATGCTTTGCAGCCAGGTTTGAATATCAAAACTTCTGAAATATCAGACACTCATCTTAAAGGAAAACACACGACTACTTTTGCCCAGATGCATTTCTGGAATTTTGGTGGAAATGTTATTGATACTCCCGGAGTCCGTGAGTTTGCAATGATTGATATTGAAAAAGAAGAAGTACAACATTATTTCCCTGAGATATTTAGAAAGAGAAAAGAATGTAAATTTCACAACTGCATGCATATTAATGAGCCAAAATGTGCTGTTCTTGATGCATTGGAAACAGGGGAAATTCAAGAAACCAGATATTCTACTTATATCAAGTTGATGGACGAAGCGGAAGAATTGTCTCAAAAATAA
- a CDS encoding nucleoside-diphosphate kinase: MSNITFTMIKPDAVADGHIGAILGKIAEGGFKVKALKLTQLTVADAKKFYEVHAERPFYGELVDFMSSGPIVAAVLEKDNAVEDFRTLIGATNPAEAAEGTIRKMFARSIGENAVHGSDSNENALIEAQFHFSGREIF, from the coding sequence ATGTCTAACATTACATTCACTATGATTAAGCCTGATGCAGTTGCAGATGGACATATCGGTGCTATATTAGGTAAAATTGCAGAAGGAGGTTTTAAGGTCAAAGCTTTGAAATTAACTCAACTTACTGTTGCTGATGCAAAAAAATTCTATGAAGTTCATGCTGAAAGACCTTTCTACGGAGAATTGGTAGATTTCATGAGTTCTGGACCAATCGTTGCTGCTGTTCTTGAAAAAGATAATGCTGTTGAAGATTTCAGAACATTGATCGGAGCTACAAACCCGGCTGAAGCTGCGGAAGGAACTATCAGAAAGATGTTTGCAAGAAGCATCGGAGAGAATGCTGTTCACGGTTCAGATTCTAACGAAAACGCTCTTATCGAAGCTCAATTCCATTTTTCTGGAAGAGAGATTTTCTAA
- a CDS encoding alpha-L-fucosidase, protein MKSKITRTFLLGLILATGTLHSQTQSPENKKMEWFQDAKLGIFIHWGIYSVDGIAESWSFFNNYINHENYMKQLDGFSASLYKPDEWVKLIKDSGAKYAVITTKHHDGVSLWDSKAEKATTIPKNSLAKKDVLAPFISELKKSGLKTGLYYSLPDWSHSYYDNNTKTKKRYEIKNDPKRWANFVNYYQNQLNDLSNQFKPDLLWFDGDWEHSSEEWQAPKTLENLRKYNPNIIINSRLNTHGDYETPEQGIPVINPQSDYWELCYTMNDAWGYQPFDKNYKTPNMIVRTLADVISMGGNLLLDIGPKADGTIPAEQVEILKNLARWTSKHPDAIYGTRHGLPFDNYKGKSAMSKDGKKLFLYLEEAKDFIKVYGLNSMPKSAKIVGDDNGKVNFRADNNGNVTISFSNVKFDQDVTVVELDFNDKITFSKIIKKDNLSLNQILEDKNSKSATFEIAEQLHAGNNIFNNSGLTSDGMDMKLPKSSKTNIETINWISKNAEVLLETEKGLPNGHYSGNSVLSKDKQTLYLFVEGTPTGPIALKGIKNGIARIRIVGEGSLVNYRSYNKLYWSDKPGIIYIDIPRERLDKNMTVIAVLLDKPIELFREKVGAVENNL, encoded by the coding sequence ATGAAAAGTAAAATTACTCGGACATTTTTATTAGGATTAATTTTGGCAACCGGTACTCTCCATTCTCAGACCCAATCACCCGAAAACAAAAAAATGGAATGGTTTCAGGATGCCAAACTGGGAATTTTTATTCATTGGGGGATTTATTCGGTTGATGGAATTGCAGAATCATGGTCTTTTTTCAATAATTATATCAATCATGAAAATTACATGAAGCAACTTGATGGCTTTTCTGCTTCACTATATAAACCGGATGAATGGGTAAAATTAATTAAAGATTCCGGTGCAAAATATGCTGTCATCACCACAAAACACCACGACGGAGTTTCTCTTTGGGATTCTAAAGCTGAAAAAGCGACAACAATTCCTAAAAACTCTTTAGCTAAAAAAGATGTTTTGGCGCCTTTTATTTCAGAACTTAAAAAATCAGGTTTAAAAACAGGTCTATACTACTCTCTTCCCGATTGGAGCCATTCTTATTACGACAACAATACCAAAACAAAAAAACGATACGAGATTAAAAATGATCCCAAACGTTGGGCAAATTTTGTCAATTATTATCAAAATCAGCTCAATGATCTTTCCAATCAATTTAAGCCTGATCTATTATGGTTTGATGGTGATTGGGAGCATTCATCGGAAGAATGGCAGGCGCCGAAAACATTAGAAAATTTAAGAAAATACAATCCTAATATTATCATCAATTCAAGGCTAAATACTCATGGTGACTACGAAACTCCTGAACAGGGAATTCCGGTTATAAATCCTCAAAGTGACTATTGGGAATTATGCTATACAATGAATGATGCGTGGGGTTATCAGCCTTTTGACAAGAATTATAAAACGCCAAATATGATCGTGAGAACATTGGCAGACGTGATCAGTATGGGCGGAAATTTATTGCTGGATATTGGTCCGAAAGCTGATGGAACAATTCCAGCCGAACAAGTTGAAATTTTAAAAAATTTAGCAAGATGGACTTCAAAACATCCCGACGCTATTTACGGAACAAGACACGGATTGCCTTTTGATAATTATAAAGGTAAATCTGCGATGTCAAAAGACGGAAAAAAATTATTCCTTTATTTGGAAGAAGCGAAAGATTTCATAAAGGTTTACGGTTTAAATTCTATGCCAAAATCAGCAAAAATTGTTGGAGATGATAATGGGAAAGTCAATTTTAGAGCTGACAATAACGGAAATGTGACAATCAGTTTTTCAAATGTCAAATTTGATCAGGATGTAACGGTTGTTGAATTGGATTTTAATGACAAAATAACCTTTTCAAAGATTATAAAAAAGGACAACCTTTCGCTCAATCAAATTTTAGAGGATAAAAATTCTAAATCTGCTACCTTCGAAATCGCTGAACAGCTTCATGCTGGAAATAATATTTTTAATAATTCAGGATTAACAAGTGACGGAATGGATATGAAACTTCCAAAATCATCAAAAACCAATATTGAAACCATTAATTGGATCAGCAAAAATGCCGAAGTTCTGTTAGAAACAGAAAAAGGTTTGCCAAACGGGCATTATTCCGGAAATAGTGTCCTTTCAAAAGACAAACAGACGCTTTATCTTTTTGTGGAAGGAACTCCCACCGGACCAATTGCTTTAAAAGGAATAAAAAATGGAATCGCAAGAATCAGAATTGTAGGGGAAGGTTCTTTGGTTAATTATAGATCTTACAACAAATTATATTGGAGTGACAAGCCAGGAATTATTTATATTGACATTCCAAGAGAAAGGCTTGACAAAAATATGACAGTAATTGCCGTTTTACTGGACAAACCGATCGAATTATTTCGAGAAAAGGTAGGCGCCGTTGAAAATAATCTTTAA
- a CDS encoding DUF1772 domain-containing protein yields MTTIVLIVTAVLTALIAGLFYAYSCSVVLGLGKLSDAEYLKSMQSINREILNPVFFVSFMGTVVLLPVSTFMYRAQNPVFILLLLATIAYLIGVFGVTIVGNVPLNDQLDKFDIVNSTKEGIKQMRENFENRWNFLNNIRTVFSVISILLVVCACVWNKVE; encoded by the coding sequence ATGACAACAATCGTGTTAATTGTCACAGCCGTATTAACAGCTCTGATAGCGGGGCTTTTCTACGCATATTCCTGTTCTGTAGTTCTGGGATTAGGAAAATTATCAGACGCTGAATATCTTAAATCTATGCAGTCTATTAACCGGGAGATATTAAATCCTGTGTTTTTTGTGAGTTTTATGGGAACTGTAGTTCTACTTCCGGTTTCTACATTTATGTATCGGGCACAAAATCCCGTTTTCATTTTACTTCTTTTAGCAACAATCGCTTATTTGATAGGAGTATTTGGAGTGACAATCGTTGGAAATGTTCCTCTAAATGATCAATTAGACAAGTTTGATATCGTAAATTCTACAAAAGAAGGAATAAAGCAAATGCGTGAAAATTTCGAAAACAGATGGAATTTTTTAAACAACATAAGAACCGTATTTTCTGTAATCAGCATACTTTTAGTGGTTTGCGCCTGCGTTTGGAATAAAGTTGAATAA
- the rpe gene encoding ribulose-phosphate 3-epimerase: MKTKLIAPSLLSADFGNLQRDIEMLNNSQADWFHVDVMDGRFVPNISFGFPVMKTVQQHAKKFVDVHLMIVEPEKYVEEFINHGADLISVHYEACTHLHRTIHHIQSLGAKAGVVLNPSTPVLMLEDIIADVDLVLLMSVNPGFGGQKFIENTYKKIAETKDLILSNNSTALIEIDGGVNLDNASKLFEAGADVLVAGNAVFSADSPERTIELLKI, translated from the coding sequence ATGAAAACGAAGCTTATTGCGCCTTCCCTTTTATCTGCAGACTTTGGGAATCTGCAAAGAGATATTGAGATGTTGAATAACTCTCAGGCCGACTGGTTCCATGTGGATGTGATGGATGGAAGGTTTGTACCTAATATTTCATTCGGTTTTCCTGTGATGAAAACTGTTCAACAGCATGCCAAAAAATTTGTAGATGTACATTTGATGATCGTAGAACCTGAAAAGTATGTTGAAGAATTCATCAATCATGGTGCTGATCTTATTTCTGTGCATTATGAAGCTTGCACGCATCTTCACAGAACGATTCATCATATTCAGAGTTTGGGAGCAAAAGCAGGCGTTGTTTTAAACCCTTCTACTCCGGTTTTGATGTTGGAAGATATTATCGCTGATGTTGATCTTGTATTATTAATGAGTGTAAATCCAGGATTTGGCGGACAAAAATTCATCGAAAATACCTACAAGAAAATTGCTGAAACGAAAGATTTAATTTTAAGCAATAATTCTACCGCTCTAATTGAAATTGATGGAGGTGTAAACCTTGATAACGCTTCAAAACTTTTCGAAGCAGGAGCAGATGTTTTGGTTGCAGGAAATGCAGTTTTCTCGGCAGATAGCCCTGAAAGAACCATTGAGCTTTTAAAAATTTAA